One genomic region from Epinephelus moara isolate mb chromosome 8, YSFRI_EMoa_1.0, whole genome shotgun sequence encodes:
- the bcl2l16 gene encoding BCL2 like 16, whose amino-acid sequence MCQSEVPGARLGLNSPDLLVREAFLMAHDYIDYVTTGGADSTMGPAPTVCTTALRHAGDELFNRFPIFFRRWPRVFQDVTENTACPMLMSILDEHFFPPVTGGRRRELSWSAVLSVYVLAGQMALHCHERGMVVVLPQLKECVGAYVERVICPEIRDKGGWTGFVSRFGEKQGLESQVKKVCCWTLLALAISILAYCLWKRMT is encoded by the exons ATGTGTCAGTCAGAGGTGCCAGGGGCCAGACTGGGCCTGAACAGTCCTGACCTGCTGGTGAGAGAGGCTTTTCTGATGGCCCATGACTACATAGACTATGTAACCACAGGAGGGGCAGACAGCACCATGGGTCCTGCTCCTACAGTCTGCACCACAGCCCTGCGCCACGCCGGAGATGAGCTCTTCAACCGCTTTCCCATCTTCTTCAGGCGCTGGCCTCGTGTCTTCCAGGATGTGACAGAGAATACAGCCTGCCCCATGCTCATGAGCATCCTGGATGAGCACTTCTTTCCCCCCGTCACTGGGGGGCGGCGCAGAGAGCTGTCCTGGAGTGCAGTGCTTTCAGTATATGTGCTGGCTGGCCAGATGGCTCTGCATTGCCATGAGAGAGGCATGGTGGTGGTCCTGCCTCAGCTGAAGGAGTGTGTGGGGGCCTATGTAGAGAGGGTAATCTGCCCTGAGATACGAGACAAGGGAGGATGG ACTGGTTTTGTGTCACGCTTTGGAGAGAAGCAGGGCTTGGAGAGCCAGGTGAAGAAAGTGTGTTGTTGGACACTGCTGGCATTGGCCATCAGCATCCTCGCCTACTGCTTGTGGAAAAGAATGACTTAG
- the tubb2b gene encoding tubulin beta-2b chain encodes MREIVHLQAGQCGNQIGAKFWEVISDEHGIDPTGTYHGDSDLQLDRINVYYNEASGGKYVPRAVLVDLEPGTMDSVRSGPFGQVFRPDNFVFGQSGAGNNWAKGHYTEGAELVDSVLDVVRKEAESCDCLQGFQLTHSLGGGTGSGMGTLLISKIREEYPDRIMNTFSVVPSPKVSDTVVEPYNATLSVHQLVENTDETYCIDNEALYDICFRTLKLTTPSYGDLNHLVSATMSGVTTCLRFPGQLNADLRKLAVNMVPFPRLHFFMPGFAPLTSRGSQQYRSLTVPELTQQMFDAKNMMAACDPRHGRYLTVAAIFRGRMSMKEVDEQMLNVQNKNSSYFVEWIPNNVKTAVCDIPPRGLKMAATFIGNSTAIQELFKRISEQFTAMFRRKAFLHWYTGEGMDEMEFTEAESNMNDLVSEYQQYQDATAEEEGEFEEEGEEELP; translated from the exons ATGAGGGAAATTGTTCATCTTCAAGCCGGCCAGTGCGGAAACCAGATTGGTGCCAAG TTTTGGGAGGTGATCAGTGATGAGCATGGTATCGACCCAACTGGTACATACCATGGTGACAGTGACCTGCAGCTGGACAGGATCAATGTCTACTACAATGAAGCCTCAG GTGGTAAATATGTGCCCCGTGCTGTGTTGGTGGATCTGGAGCCAGGCACCATGGACTCTGTGAGATCTGGACCTTTTGGCCAGGTCTTCAGACCAGACAACTTTGTGTTCg GCCAGAGTGGTGCAGGCAACAACTGGGCTAAAGGCCACTACACAGAGGGTGCAGAGCTGGTAGACTCTGTCCTCGATGTGGTGAGGAAAGAAGCAGAGAGCTGTGACTGCCTTCAAGGCTTCCAGCTCACACACTCCCTGGGTGGTGGTACGGGCTCTGGTATGGGCACCCTGCTCATCAGCAAGATCCGCGAAGAGTACCCCGACCGCATCATGAACACCTTCAGCGTGGTGCCTTCCCCAAAAGTGTCAGACACAGTTGTTGAGCCCTACAATGCCACTCTGTCAGTCCACCAGCTTGTAGAAAACACAGACGAGACCTACTGCATCGACAATGAAGCTCTGTACGATATCTGTTTCCGCACCCTCAAACTCACAACCCCCTCATATGGTGACCTCAACCACTTGGTCTCTGCCACCATGAGCGGCGTCACCACCTGCCTCAGGTTCCCTGGACAGCTCAATGCTGACCTGCGTAAGCTTGCTGTAAACATGGTGCCATTCCCCCGTCTGCACTTTTTCATGCCAGGCTTTGCACCCCTCACAAGCCGAGGCAGCCAGCAGTACAGATCCCTCACTGTGCCAGAGCTCACCCAGCAGATGTTTGATGCCAAGAACATGATGGCTGCCTGCGACCCACGTCACGGCCGCTACCTGACGGTGGCTGCCATCTTCCGTGGCCGCATGTCAATGAAAGAGGTAGATGAGCAGATGCTGAACGTGCAGAACAAGAACAGCAGCTACTTCGTTGAATGGATCCCCAACAACGTGAAGACCGCCGTCTGTGACATTCCTCCCCGTGGCCTCAAGATGGCTGCCACTTTCATCGGCAACAGCACAGCCATCCAGGAGCTGTTCAAGCGCATCTCTGAGCAGTTCACAGCTATGTTCAGGCGCAAAGCTTTCCTCCACTGGTACACCGGTGAGGGTATGGATGAGATGGAGTTCACCGAGGCAGAGAGCAACATGAACGACCTGGTGTCTGAATACCAGCAGTACCAGGATGCCACtgctgaggaggagggagagtttgaggaggagggtgaggaggagcTTCCCTAA